Proteins from one Naumovozyma castellii chromosome 3, complete genome genomic window:
- the DCC1 gene encoding Dcc1p (ancestral locus Anc_1.405), with translation MGMQLKKRKMSIELYSAVGLDDSYKLLQLTPDLVKILKEGSDNVLQFKSLSGDDKAEVVLCSRDKTWLVKQKNHSNTVLLMRGEEAEANKLVAFARTTFEYETRASHGELNLESIPIYDGDEVFPRDRSKIKIKNMDELLENSACSELECETQWHTLGGCEVNGCLCLLSSGFLSKALHVTLMSVMAENLNSDSLALAETSQAVSKDMDGSFNPYTREVVKTVLNRFGTLQEGSWRLNHAEIAQWYGIQALKKYVSQRSMALDEFLIRWKALFPPFFPCELDIDMLRGWHLKRGDGEAVQVQYVSRATLPPGARDRFAALFQLQSEWLLEDIAPFVSELNHRGLKLESFITKYARRRRAGNGRVIVSGR, from the coding sequence ATGGGTATGCAATTAAAGAAGCGCAAGATGAGTATTGAATTGTATTCTGCTGTAGGGTTGGACGATTCATACAAATTGTTACAATTGACACCCGACCTGGTCAAGATATTAAAAGAGGGGAGTGATAATGTGTTGCAGTTTAAATCGTTGTCAGGTGATGATAAGGCGGAGGTGGTGTTATGTTCTCGAGACAAGACGTGGTTAGTCAAGCAAAAGAACCATTCCAATACAGTGTTGCTGATGCGCGGGGAAGAAGCGGAGGCAAATAAACTGGTTGCGTTTGCTAGAACTACATTTGAATACGAGACTCGAGCTAGTCATGGGGAATTAAACCTGGAGTCGATCCCCATATATGACGGAGACGAGGTCTTTCCTCGGGACCGCAGTAAGATcaagatcaagaatatGGACGAGTTGCTGGAGAATTCAGCATGTTCTGAATTGGAATGCGAAACTCAATGGCATACGTTGGGCGGATGCGAAGTGAATGGATGTCTCTGTCTATTATCCTCAGGGTTTTTGTCCAAGGCGCTTCATGTGACGCTAATGAGTGTTATGGCGGAGAATCTTAACAGTGACAGTCTGGCGCTGGCGGAGACGTCGCAGGCTGTGAGCAAAGACATGGATGGATCGTTCAATCCTTACACACGAGAAGTAGTCAAGACGGTGCTGAACCGATTCGGCACGTTACAGGAGGGGAGCTGGCGATTGAACCATGCGGAGATCGCCCAATGGTACGGGATCCAAGCGCTGAAGAAGTACGTCTCGCAGCGGAGCATGGCACTGGACGAGTTCCTCATCCGTTGGAAGGCGCTGTTCCCACCCTTCTTCCCCTGCGAGCTGGACATCGACATGCTTCGTGGATGGCACTTGAAACGGGGCGATGGGGAAGCAGTGCAAGTGCAGTACGTGTCACGTGCGACGCTGCCGCCGGGCGCACGTGACCGGTTTGCCGCTCTGTTCCAGCTGCAATCCGAGTGGCTCCTGGAGGACATCGCGCCCTTCGTGAGCGAGTTGAACCATCGCGGCCTGAAACTGGAGTCCTTCATCACTAAGTACGCTCGCAGACGCCGGGCGGGTAACGGCCGCGTGATCGTCTCCGGCCGCTGA
- the NFS1 gene encoding cysteine desulfurase (ancestral locus Anc_1.403), with amino-acid sequence MLRRTVASGSSMMRMAKLPLSSRTALASATTLPRRHYSPAAAVKLTNDISLETHTDTQMASRDQAAARAEASAGSSAKAAAIIDEIDTSGRTALNAAYQENTGFGTRPIYMDMQATTPTDPRVLDTMLKFFTGLYGNPHSNTHSYGWETNKEVETARDHIAKLIGADSKEIVFTSGATESNNMVVKGVARFYKKTKKHIITTRTEHKCVLEAARAMINEGFEVTFLPVDEAGLVDLKELEAAIRPDTCLVSVMAVNNEIGVIQPLKEIGQICKKHKVYFHTDAAQAYGKIKLDVNEMNIDLLSISSHKIYGPKGIGALYVRRRPRVRLEPLFSGGGQERGLRSGTLAPPLVAGFGEAARLMHQEFESDQAHIKRLSDKLVKGLLANDHTNLNGSASHRYPGCINVSFAYVEGESLLMALRDIALSSGSACTSASLEPSYVLHALGRDDALAHSSIRFGIGRFTTEREVDYVIKAISERVEFLRSISPLWEMVQEGIDLDSIEWSGH; translated from the coding sequence ATGTTGAGACGCACAGTTGCATCAGGCTCCTCCATGATGAGGATGGCCAAACTGCCACTCTCCAGCAGGACAGCACTAGCATCCGCCACTACTCTCCCCAGAAGACACTACTCCCCCGCAGCAGCCGTCAAATTGACCAACGATATCTCCCTGGAGACGCACACAGACACGCAAATGGCCTCCAGGGATCAGGCTGCCGCCCGTGCAGAAGCCTCTGCTGGGTCCTCCGCCAAGGCTGCCGCCATCATCGACGAGATCGACACCTCAGGTCGCACTGCGTTGAACGCTGCTTACCAGGAGAACACAGGGTTCGGTACAAGACCCATCTATATGGACATGCAAGCCACCACGCCCACGGACCCAAGGGTCCTGGATACCATGTTGAAGTTCTTTACGGGACTATACGGGAACCCACATTCTAATACTCATTCGTATGGTTGGGAGACCAATAAGGAAGTGGAGACCGCAAGGGATCATATTGCCAAATTGATTGGTGCGGATTCTAAAGAGATCGTATTCACGTCGGGAGCCACTGAATCTAATAATATGGTAGTGAAGGGGGTCGCTAGGTTTTATAAGAAGACCAAGAAACATATCATTACAACGAGAACGGAACATAAGTGTGTTCTGGAGGCTGCTAGAGCCATGATCAATGAAGGGTTTGAAGTCACGTTTTTGCCCGTGGATGAAGCTGGATTGGtggatttgaaagaattggaagCCGCTATTAGACCAGATACTTGCCTGGTGTCTGTTATGGCCGTGAATAACGAAATTGGGGTCATTCAACCATTGAAGGAGATTGGTCAAATTTGTAAGAAACATAAAGTGTATTTCCATACAGATGCGGCTCAAGCATATGGGAAGATTAAATTGGATGTCAATGAAATGAATATAGATTTACTTTCCATATCATCACATAAGATTTATGGTCCCAAGGGTATTGGTGCTCTTTACGTGAGAAGAAGACCAAGAGTTAGATTGGAACCTTTATTCTCAGGTGGTGGTCAAGAAAGAGGTTTAAGATCGGGGACTTTAGCTCCACCATTAGTCGCAGGGTTCGGTGAAGCTGCTAGATTAATGCatcaagaatttgaatcGGATCAAGCTCATATTAAGAGATTATCAGATAAATTAGTCAAGGGACTATTGGCAAATGATCATACTAACTTGAACGGTTCTGCAAGTCATCGTTATCCCGGTTGTATTAACGTTTCCTTTGCCTATGTCGAAGGTGAATCTTTATTGATGGCATTAAGAGATATCGCTCTATCCTCTGGGTCCGCATGTACTTCTGCATCCCTGGAACCATCATACGTATTACATGCCCTGGGAAGAGATGATGCATTGGCACATTCATCCATTAGATTCGGTATCGGTAGGTTTACCACGGAAAGGGAGGTAGATTATGTCATTAAGGCAATCTCAGAAAGAGTAGAATTCTTAAGAAGTATTTCTCCCCTATGGGAAATGGTTCAAGAAGGTattgatttggattcaattgaatgGTCAGGTCATTAA
- the BUD3 gene encoding Bud3p (ancestral locus Anc_1.406) has product MGNVNIDLKKKCTYVNINATNPYRNTDSHPYTMNTSHDLSSIYSTRPEPSQSQPQLKIRLFQNLIEKYLDPHRFTEIHSIDQWTTQFRDFVVYEGFDHLLWGPFLVCIFSNNNNTTINCLILDKLGISPYFNVNITKNSQFYPAIENLNVKDKDSKIKKCIAVTLLQKFVELPKDKLLKLQTSSKREEYDPTHAGDLASSCKLITANKAAENLQKLLCNTGCLQHRFMQSTLLDVVYENVESAIDINNKMVFHLGEQLEQLFNPVTEYSPEQTEYGYKPPDDDDDSIEHNDDDQLVKAICNELLQLQTNFTLSLVEFLQHFLITLRIKVLNGDIEGLSTVKLNRLFPPTIDEVTRINCIFLDSLKSAAPYGSLEILKACNITIPYFYKAYTRHEAATKNFSKDVKLFLRNFGNVIPESEKYTEMKLESIIRGPHEKLLKLKLIIDRLWKSKKWQDPNDTLIADKCYMNIVDVIHSFGKLDMTMKPYDTRVFTPSGKILTELAKGWPVELQYKWLKRRVVGVFDVIDQCDPQRRNLLVVFSDYIIFLNIIDPTSYYSNDNADPSYNKPLISDILMNSLINEVPLPPKIPKLNVENYCYIDDIIISIIDNDCLRVDGSKDDTSFSVACRLVSKDMTASSVAELVTKAKILEKDTAFHLFKATERGMVLYSTAHEMEAYSTEKIKSKCCLFLNMEPSPRLLEENNLHLAFFTKFVNDEVNVNDNDDLIKLHVLTSKGDKTSMEISSPTIIPAIIQQLISELPICYSSVDSPMVKTLLSINENLVQQMKKDCKRKTTQYTTTTPKKTKGKIDEGNRRSYGSITTFRSDVSDLKHSKQETKIKSKKNTNPPTTTTKKKPALPNNDKSVSKSKAITSQKKKKKGIFGIFKNIFGRKPKTPISSQPKQLPSTKPPKNVPTIFKSKTEIPVEKKNIPRKSHVDTQRIGSVVHNNQYTDSGATKHEKELPSTPTKPEISSSSSSSSLVTPPSIVEKSNGNTDENHENVVPVGKPTVDEHKAASKKTKSNPTFNKELFGDFIEGLSEDAIESSRIESLPEKDISQVQRNEPLSEKHSGQERNDESSHVIPSEGKEIKQESINTNNDTIDHVDDTPEIIDKYLSSNSILADEKKTVQKEKMFPEIPKLHVNKIQFGKSESFVELFKDMKLVLDETDAKYNWRRLPSERALNENYLNNATSSFAKHALRETIEEQDENKEGATDISDNKEVEIPKVEENVLSLPSNATLNSSPDLANKDVKEDDGDRIGRHSKRLIQGDTKPTFKVVSTSPVRVINEKNQKFIHSPENRHFADSEQNATSDFSFTSDLNKNPNRRLHELVFPSQEDVADDKFYTPTEDPSETFESQQTALITNEVEKTSTMELQKSADVHKDNDSSMMKDHLIDDLEFSSFRMSFDDTRSETQENEHDLSKHINHSIIPDLTYREQETKEQGPHVYVLPKSASIADKTSNDISNQTDDPIWISPSKLQYFETNDVQIVQQRNKASPGNTIKTPLKSKEDSNLSSIDRDSSFAYLTEFLDNKENEKALNDNSNRLQFKE; this is encoded by the coding sequence ATGGGAAACGTCAACatagatttgaaaaaaaaatgtacaTACGTAAACATCAACGCTACCAACCCATATCGAAACACAGACAGCCACCCATACACAATGAACACTTCCCATGACCTATCATCAATCTACTCAACCAGACCAGAACCTTCGCAATCGCAACCGCAACTGAAAATTCGTCTCTTTCAAAACTTAATAGAGAAATACTTGGATCCGCATCGTTTCACAGAAATACACTCCATCGACCAATGGACCACCCAATTCAGAGACTTCGTCGTATATGAGGGGTTTGACCATCTGCTCTGGGGGCCCTTCCTCGTCTGCATCTTCTccaataacaacaacacaaCAATAAACTGTCTTATACTGGATAAATTGGGCATCTCACCTTATTTCAACGTCAATATAACGAAAAATTCACAATTCTACCCCGCTATTGAAAACTTGAACGTCAAGGATAAGGATTCCAAGATCAAGAAATGTATCGCCGTGACGCTGTTGCAAAAATTCGTAGAGTTGCCCAAggataaattattgaaattacaaaCATCGTCgaaaagagaagaatatGATCCGACACATGCCGGTGACCTCGCTAGCTCTTGTAAACTGATCACAGCGAATAAGGCAGCTGAGAATCTACAGAAATTGTTGTGCAATACCGGGTGTCTCCAACATCGGTTCATGCAATCCACTTTATTGGATGTCGTTTATGAAAATGTAGAATCCGCAATCgacattaataataaaatggTCTTCCACTTGGGTGAACAATTGGAACAGTTGTTCAACCCGGTCACCGAGTACTCCCCTGAACAAACAGAATACGGTTATAAACCACcggatgatgatgatgacagTATCGAACACAACGATGATGATCAATTAGTGAAGGCCATTTGCAATGAATTATTGCAATTACAAACAAATTTTACACTCAGTCTAGTGGAATTCCTTCAACATTTCCTAATTACACTAAGGATAAAAGTACTTAATGGTGACATCGAGGGACTATCCACGGTGAAATTGAACAGACTCTTTCCCCCCACCATCGATGAAGTGACCAGAATAAATTGTATATTTTTGGACTCTTTGAAATCTGCTGCACCTTATGGTTCATTGGAAATCTTAAAGGCTTGTAACATTACCATCCCATATTTTTACAAGGCATATACGAGACATGAAGCCGCCACTAAAAACTTTAGCAAAGACGTTAAATTATTCTTAAGAAATTTTGGCAATGTCATCCCAGAGAGTGAAAAATACACTGAAATGAAATTGGAATCCATTATTAGAGGCCCGCATGAAAAACTtctcaaattgaaattaataattgataGATTATGGAAATCTAAAAAATGGCAAGATCCAAATGATACACTAATTGCTGATAAATGCTACATGAATATTGTCGATGTCATTCATTCCTTCGGGAAACTAGATATGACCATGAAACCATATGATACAAGAGTATTTACACCCTCGGGGAAAATATTAACGGAATTGGCAAAGGGTTGGCCCGTTGAATTGCAATATAAATGGTTAAAGAGACGTGTTGTCGGTGTATTCGACGTCATTGATCAATGCGACCctcaaagaagaaacctATTGGTGGTATTCAGTGattatatcatttttttaaatattattgacCCAACAAGTTATTATTCCAATGACAATGCTGATCCCTCCTATAATAAACCACTTATTTCAGatatattaatgaattcattgatAAATGAAGTACCATTGCCCCCCAAGATTCCAAAATTAAACGTGGAAAACTACTGTTATATAGATGACATTATCATATCTAtcattgataatgattGTTTAAGAGTGGACGGTTCAAAGGACGATACATCATTCTCGGTAGCATGTAGGTTGGTCTCTAAGGATATGACAGCATCTTCTGTCGCTGAATTAGTCACGAAGGccaaaatattggaaaaggATACAGCATTCCATCTTTTTAAGGCAACTGAAAGAGGGATGGTGCTTTATTCAACTGCTCACGAAATGGAAGCTTACAGCACAGAAAAGATAAAATCAAAATGTTGTTTATTTCTAAACATGGAACCCTCTCCACGTTtacttgaagaaaacaatttaCATCTTGCATTTTTCACCAAATTTGTTAACGATGAAGTAAATGTCAATGACAATGATGATCTGATTAAATTACATGTATTAACAAGTAAAGGTGATAAAACTAGCATGGAAATTTCATCGCCAACTATTATCCCTGCcattattcaacaattaATATCGGAACTTCCAATATGTTATTCCTCGGTAGACTCTCCTATGGTGAAGACTTTATTATCTATAAATGAAAACTTGGTCCAacaaatgaagaaagacTGTAAACGGAAAACAACTCAATATACAACTACAACGCCCAAAAAGACAAAGGGGAAAATAGATGAGGGAAATAGAAGATCATATGGTAGCATTACGACTTTTAGGAGTGATGTTAGTGATTTGAAACACTCAAAGCAGGAGACCAAAATTAAATCGAAGAAGAATACAAATCCTCccaccacaacaacaaagaagaaacctGCACTCCCAAATAACGATAAATCAGTTTCTAAATCTAAGGCTATAACTTctcagaagaaaaagaagaaagggATATTTGGtatattcaagaatatcTTTGGCAGAAAACCAAAAACACCCATATCTTCGCAACCAAAGCAACTCCCTTCAACTAAACCACCAAAAAATGTTCCTactattttcaaatctaagACAGAAATTCCagtggaaaaaaaaaatataccCAGGAAATCCCATGTGGATACTCAAAGAATTGGTTCAGTGGTTCACAATAACCAATATACTGATTCAGGCGCTACAAAACACGAGAAGGAGTTACCAAGTACACCAACTAAACCtgaaatatcttcttcttcctcttcttcttcattagtTACTCCTCCATCAATTGTTGAAAAGAGCAATGGTAATACCGATGAGAATCATGAAAATGTGGTACCGGTAGGTAAGCCCACTGTCGACGAGCATAAAGCCGCTTCAAAAAAGACAAAAAGCAATCCAACTTTCAATAAAGAACTGTTTGGTGATTTTATTGAAGGTCTCTCTGAGGATGCCATAGAATCATCTCGAATCGAATCTCTACCAGAGAAAGATATCAGCCAAGTACAACGAAATGAACCTTTGTCAGAAAAACATTCTGGTCAAGAACGAAATGATGAATCCTCTCATGTAATCCCATctgaaggaaaagaaattaaacaaGAATCAATTAATACCAATAATGATACAATTGACCACGTTGATGACACTCCTGAAATTATAGATAAATATTTGTCTTCAAATAGCATTCTAGCAGATGAGAAGAAAACAGTACAGAAGGAGAAAATGTTTCCAGAAATACCGAAACTTCACGTAaacaaaattcaattcGGTAAATCCGAGTCATTCgttgaattatttaaggATATGAAGCTTGTTTTAGATGAAACGGACGCTAAATATAACTGGAGACGCCTGCCAAGTGAACGTGCACTGAatgaaaattatttaaacaATGCAACTAGCAGCTTTGCAAAGCATGCCCTTAGAGAAActattgaagaacaagatgaaaataagGAAGGTGCTACCGATATTTCGGATAATAAGGAAGTAGAGATTCCGAAGGTAGAAGAGAATGTTCTCTCACTACCATCCAATGCAACCCTGAATAGTTCTCCAGACCTTGCAAACAAAGATGTGAAGGAGGATGATGGTGATCGCATAGGAAGGCACTCAAAAAGATTGATTCAGGGAGACACTAAACCAACCTTTAAAGTAGTTAGTACCTCACCTGTTCGTGTCATCAATGAGAAGAACCAAAAATTTATCCACTCCCCAGAGAATCGACATTTTGCTGATTCTGAGCAAAATGCAACATCTGATTTTTCATTCACTTCGGATCTTAATAAAAACCCTAATAGACGTTTACATGAATTGGTTTTTCCCTCTCAGGAAGATGTTGCAGATGACAAATTCTATACACCAACAGAGGATCCATCAGAGACTTTTGAATCACAACAAACTGCTTTAATAACAAATGAAGTCGAAAAGACGTCTACAATGGAATTACAAAAAAGTGCTGATGTTCACAAAGACAATGATTCCTCTATGATGAAGGATCATTTAATTGACGACCTTGAGTTTAGCTCATTCCGCATGTCATTTGATGATACTCGTAGCGAAACCCAGGAAAATGAACATGATTTATCGAAACATATTAACCACTCGATTATACCAGATTTAACGTACAGAGAGCAAGAAACCAAAGAGCAAGGACCACATGTCTATGTGCTACCAAAGAGTGCTTCAATTGCTGACAAAACATCAAATGATATCTCTAATCAAACTGATGATCCAATTTGGATATCCCCAAGTAAATTACAATATTTCGAGACAAATGACGTCCAAATAGTTCAGCAAAGGAATAAAGCTTCTCCAGGAAACACCATAAAAACACCGTTGAAAAGCAAGGAAGACAGTAACttatcatcaattgatCGTGATTCGTCGTTTGCATATTTAACAGAATTTCTAGATAACAAGGAGAACGAAAAAGCATTGAACGACAATTCCAATCGTCtccaatttaaagaatag
- the LEU2 gene encoding 3-isopropylmalate dehydrogenase (ancestral locus Anc_1.402), with protein sequence MSTTKKIVVLPGDHVGGEITEEAIKVLKAIEQVESSKVKFDFQYHLIGGAAIDAAGVPLTDEALEASKKADAVLLGAVGGPKWGTGAVRPEQGLLKIRKELGLYANLRPCNFASEPLLGLSPLRPEIAKGTDFMVVRELVGGIYFGERKEDDGDGVAWDSEKYSVPEVERITRMAAFLALQHNPPLPIWSLDKANVLASSRLWRKTVEATIKNEFPTLTVQNQLIDSAAMILVKNPTQLNGIIITSNMFGDIISDEASVIPGSLGLLPSASLASLPDSNTAFGLYEPCHGSAPDLPKNKVNPVATILSAAMMLKLSLNMVKEGEAVEEAVRRVLDAGVRTGDLGGSNSTQEVGDAIAKAVKEILA encoded by the coding sequence ATGTCCACTACCAAGAAGATTGTAGTACTACCAGGTGACCACGTTGGTGGTGAAATTACCGAGGAAGCCATCAAAGTGCTTAAAGCCATCGAACAAGTTGAGTCTTCCAAAGTGAAGTTTGATTTCCAATACCATCTTATCGGTGGTGCTGCTATTGATGCTGCTGGTGTCCCATTGACTGATGAAGCATTAGAAGCCTCTAAGAAGGCCGATGCTGTCTTGCTTGGTGCCGTTGGGGGTCCAAAATGGGGGACCGGTGCCGTGAGACCAGAACAAGGTCTTTTGAAGATCAGAAAGGAACTAGGTTTATATGCCAACTTGAGACCTTGTAACTTTGCCTCCGAACCTCTATTAGGATTATCTCCCCTAAGACCAGAAATCGCTAAGGGTACTGATTTCATGGTTGTCAGAGAGTTAGTCGGTGGTATCTATTTCGGTGAAAGAAAGGAGGATGACGGTGATGGTGTTGCCTGGGATAGTGAGAAATATTCTGTTCCTGAAGTGGAAAGAATCACTAGAATGGCTGCATTCTTAGCATTACAACATAACCCACCATTACCCATTTGGTCCTTGGATAAGGCTAACGTTCTTGCCTCTTCCAGATTATGGAGAAAGACCGTGGAAGCTACCATTAAGAATGAGTTCCCCACTTTGACAGTGCAAAACCAATTGATTGATTCTGCTGCTATGATCCTTGTTAAGAACCCAACTCAATTGAACGGTATTATTATCACTAGTAATATGTTTGGTGATATCATCTCTGATGAAGCTTCTGTTATTCCAGGTTCTCTAGGTTTATTACCATCTGCATCATTGGCGTCGCTACCAGATTCCAACACTGCGTTCGGGTTATACGAACCATGTCATGGTTCTGCACCAGATTTACCAAAGAATAAAGTCAACCCAGTGGCAACCATCTTATCTGCCGCCATGATGTTGAAactttctttgaatatGGTTAAGGAAGGTGAAGCTGTCGAGGAAGCTGTTAGAAGAGTATTGGATGCTGGTGTTAGAACTGGTGATTTGGGTGGTTCCAATTCCACTCAAGAAGTTGGGGATGCCATTGCTAAGGCCGTTAAGGAAATATTAGCATAA